The Pseudomonadota bacterium DNA segment GTTGACGATGAGCCGCGCCCCAGCAGCGCGCGCCTGGGCCGCCGTGCCGTCGACCCAGATGTCCTCGCAGATGCTGAGGGCCGTCGGGACCCCCTCGATCGATACGACGGTGGGGCCGGAGCCTGGCGAAAAATAACGCTTTTCGTCGAAGACGCCGTAGTTCGGGAGGTGCTGTTTATGGTAGGTCGCGGCTACCATGCCTCCCCGGATCAGGGAGCAGGCGTTGTATAGGCTGCCCGCGTGAGGATGCGGATGGCCCAGGATGACCGCGATCCCCGTAATCGAACGCGCGATCCGCTCCAGGGCCCCTGCTACGGCCCGGGTGAGCCCAGGGCGCAGGAGCAGGTCCTCGGGGGGATAGCTCGTCAAGGTCAGCTCGGGGAAGACGATGAGTCGGGCGCCCAGGGCGTCGCGCGCCTCCGACGCGGCCTCGATCACGCGCGCCGCGTTGCCCGCGATGTCGCCGACCCAGAGGTCGAGCTGGGCGAGCGCGATGCGCAACCCGGGCAATCAGCCCTTGAGGCAACGCAAGATGGCCGGCCCGATCTCGGCGGGCGAGCGCACCGTGACGACGCCGACTGCCTCCAAGGCCTCGAACTTGGCCTCTGCGGTCCCCTTGCCGCGCGAGATAATGGCGCCGGCGTGGCCCATGCGCTTTCCGGGCGGGGCGGTGACCCCCGCGATATAGGCCACCACGGGCTTGGTCACGTGCTCGCGGATGTAGTCGGCGGCGTCCTCCTCGGCCGTACCCCCGATCTCGCCGACCACGATCATGCCCTGGGTGTCCGGGTCGCCCTCGAAGAGCGCCAGGCAATCGACGAAGCTCACGCCCTGGATGGGATCGCCGCCGTTCCCCACGCAGGTGCTCTGGCCGAGCCCGCACAGGGTGGTCTGGTGCACGGCCTCGTAGTTGAGGGTACCGGAGCGGGACATGATGCCGACGCAGCCGGGTTGGTGGATGCTGCCCGGCATGATACCGATCTTGCACTGGCCCGGCGTGATGACCCCCGGTGAATTGGGCCCGACCAGCCGGCTGTCGGGGTAATGCACGAGACTCGCCCGCACCCGCAACATATCGAGCACCGGGATCCCCTCGGTGATGCAGACGATGATGCGGATACCGGCATCCGCGGCCTCGATGATCGTCTCCCCCGCGTACCGTGCGGGCACGAAGATCATGCTGGCATCGGCGCCGGTGTCGCGTACCGCCTGCTCCACGGTGTCGAAAACCGGCAGTCCCAGATGGGTGTCCCCGCCGCGCCCCGGCGTGACCCCTCCGACCAGCTTCGTGCCGTACTCCAGGGCCTGCTGGGCATGGAAGGTCCCCTGGCGCCCGGTAAATCCCTGACACACGACGCGGGCGTCCTTATCGACCAGGATCGCCATCACGCCCCTCCCTTAGCCGCGGCGACAACCTTCTCCGCAGCATCCGACAGATCGTTGGCGGCGGTGATCGGGAGGCGGGTCTCGGCCAGGATCGCGCGCCCCCTGTCCATGTTGGTACCCTCCAGCCGCACCACCACCGGGACGTGCACACCCACCTCCGTCACCGCCGTGATGATGCCTTGGGCGATCAGATCGCAGCGCACGATGCCGCCGAAGATGTTGACCAGGATGGCCGCCACCTTGGCGTCGGAGACGAGCAGCTTGAAGGCCTCGGCCACCTTCTCGGCGGTGGCATTGCCGCCGACGTCGAGGAAATTGGCCGGCTCGCCCCCGGACAGCTTGATGACATCCATGGTGGCCATCGCGAGGCCGGCGCCGTTGACCATACACCCGATGTTGCCGCCGAGGCTGACGTAGTTGAGGTCGTAACGCCGGGCGATGTTCTCTTTCGGGTCCTCCTGGGTGGGATCGCGCCACTCGGCCAGGGCCGTCTGCCGAAAGAGGGCGTTGTCGTCCACCGCAACCTTGGCGTCCAGGGCCTCGAGATCGCCCGTGTCCGTGATGATGAGCGGGTTGATCTCGATGAGCGTCAGATCCTTGTCCAGGAACAACCGGTACATGGCCGGCAGGATGGTCGCGAGCTGCTTGCGCTGCCTTGTATCGAGCCCGAGCTTGAGGCCCAGTGCCCGACATTGATACTTGAGCAGCCCGAGCAGCGGATCGATGGTGAAGCTCAGGATCTTGTCGGGCTCGGTCGCGGCCACCTCTTCGATGTCCATGCCGCCGGCCCGTGAGGCGATGACGGCGATGCGTCCCTGCGGGCGGTCTACGAGCATGGCCAGGTAAAGCTCGCTTGCGATGTTGGAGGCCCGCTGGACGAGCACGCAGTCCACCGGTTGCCCTTCCGGCCCCGACTGCTTGGTGACGAGGCGCTTGCCGAGCAAGTCGCGCACCACGGCCTCGACCTTGTCGAGCCCGTCGCAGAACTTGACGCCCCCCGCCTTGCCGCGGCCCCCGGCATGCACCTGGGCCTTGACCACCCACGGCCCCTGGAACTCGGAGGCGTGGCGCAGGGCGTCCTTGATGGAGTGCGCGGGGCGCCCTTCCGGGACCGGGATCCCGTACTCTTCGAACAGTTTCTTGGCTTGGTATTCGTGTAGATTCATTCCTGAGGCTTCCTCGCTGCCGATCCCGTTGCCGCTTGCGGGTCTTGCGCCGCACCGCTAAGGTGATCCGAGCGGGCCGGAGACGATGGCCGATCCCGCTCCGGCCACAGGCGGAAACTATAGTCAAATCCGCTCGCCAAGAAAACCGGATCACAGGGGGCCCGATCACAGGGGGCCCGATCACAGGGGGGCCGATCACGATTACAAGGCACTCGACCCCGCGGGGCGGGACCGTTCGCTTTGGATCGATCCTAAGCCATCCGCTCATGGGCCTATTCCGTACTCTGCTGGTGCTCGCCGCCGTTTGGCTGGTGCTGCGGCTCTTCTCGCGAGCGCGCGGCGCGCCGAAAAAAGACCGCGGCGCGGCACTCCCCGACATGGTCCGGTGCGAGCACTGCGGCCTGTATCTGGCCGCACATGAAGCAACGCGGGCCGGTGGCCGCTACTTTTGCAGCCCCGAGCATGCCGAAGCGGGGCGCACACCATGATGAGCCTCATTGTCGCCGAAGAGTCCCCCACCGGCCCGGCCGGACGGATAGGTCTACGTTATTTCAGCCTATACCGGCTGGCGCTCGCGACGCTGTTTCTGATCCTGGTGTGGAGCCGGGGCTTGCCGGCGCCGCTAGGCACCGACCACCCGGCCCTGTTCGGCACCGTGGCCCACGTCTACTTCGGCCTCGCCGTGCTGGCGCAGATCGCGCTGGAGACCCGCACCGCCCGTGAATCGGCGCAGGTACTCGGTCAGGTGCTCCTCGATATCGCCGCCGTCACGCTCTTCATGTATGCGAGTGGGGGCGTGGGGAGCGGTTTCGGCACGCTCCTGGTCGTCAGCATCGCCATCGGCGGCCTCTTGACCGAGGGGCGGATCGCCTATCTGTGCGCAGGCTTCGCCACCTACGCGGTGTTGACCGAGGAGCTCTGCCGCTGGCTGGACTCCGATCTGCGGGCCGCCGACTACACCCAGGCCGGTCTACTGGGTGCGGCGTTCTTCGCGACCGCCTATGTCGGCCACGGCCTGGCACGGCGCCTGCGCACGAGCGAGGCCCGCGCCGCACGCCAGGCCGCCGATCTCGAAAACCTCGCGCGCTTGAACGAGCGCATCGTGCAGCGCATGCGCTCCGGGATCCTGGTGCTCGACGCACACTCGCGAGTGCGGCTCATGAACGACGCCGCCCTCGCGTTGCTCGGCCGGGCACGGCCATTGTCGGGACAGCAACTGACGGAACATTGGCCCGAGTTCGAGGCCCACGCGCGGGCCTGGGACTCGGGCCAGGCGGCGGCGACGCGCCTCTTGCGCTCGCCCGCTCGCGATGCCGATGTCTTGGTGTCGCTCGCGGCGCTCGCGCCAGGCTCTCGGGAGGGCACGCTGGTGTTCGTCGAGGATGCCGCCGAGACGCGCCAGCGCGCCCAGCAACTCAAGCTCGCCTCGCTCGGGAGGCTCACCGCGAGCATCGCCCATGAGGTCCGCAACCCGCTCGGGGCCATCAGCCACGCGGCCCAGCTCCTGTCCGAATCCGAGGCCACGAACGAGGAGGACCGGCGGCTCACGCGCATCATTCAGGATCATTCGGGGCGCGTAAATCGGATCATCGAGAACGTGCTCCGGATCGGGCGGCGCGACGGCACCGCACCCGAGGTCTTCGCCATCGGGCCGTGGCTCACGGCCTTCGTCGCCGATCTGATCGAACGCCGGCAACTCCTTTCGGAACAGGTGCTGCTCGCAGTGGATCCCGCCGATATCCGGGTGGTCATGGACCCGACCCAGTTGCACCAGGTCCTATGGAACCTGTGTGAGAACGCCTTGCGCTACAGTGCGGGCAACCCGCTCCTAACGCTTTGGTGCGGCCGGATGCCCATCTCGGACCGCCCGTATCTTGATGTCATCGATCGCGGCCCCGGCATCCCCGAGGACATCGCCCGCCACGTGTTCGAGCCCTTCGTGAGCCGTGACTCCACGGGGACGGGGCTTGGGCTCTACATTGCCTCGGAGCTCTGTGAGTGCAACCAGGCCACCCTGAGCCTGCACGCCAACGGCCCCGAAGGGTGCACCTTCCGCATCGGCTTCGCTCATCCCGGACGCCAACAATGGATCGCCTGAGACCCAACACCCTCGCACTCATCGTCGACGATGAACCGGACATCTGCGAGCTCCTGGAGATCACCCTGTCACGCCTTCAGATCGGCTCGCGCCGGGCCATGAGCCTGGCCCAGGCCCATGAGCTCTTGAGGCGATATACGTTCGATCTGTGCCTGACCGATCTGCGCCTGCCCGACGGCGACGGCATCGCGCTCGTCGCGCACATCCAGAAGACGTCTCCGCGCACCCCGGTGGCGGTGATCACCGCCCACGGCAGCATGGAGACCGCCATCCAGGCGCTCAAGGCCGGTGCCTTCGACTTCATCACCAAGCCCATCGACCTCGGCGGGCTCAGGGTCGTGGTCGGCCAGGCCCTGCGTGTCTCGGAGCGCCGCCCCGAGGCGGAGACCCGGCTCATCGGCGATTCCGAGGCCATGCGAGCGATCCGCGCGACTATCGCGAAGCTCGCGCGCAGCCAGGCGCCGGTGTACATCTCCGGCGAGTCCGGTACCGGCAAGGAGTTGGTGGCCCGCAATATCCACGATCAGGGGCCCCGGGCCGGCCAGCCCTTCGTGCCGGTCAACTGCGGCGCCATCCCGCAGGACCTCTTGGAGAGCGAGTTCTTCGGGCACAGGAAGGGCAGCTTCACCGGGGCGGTGGCGGACCAACCGGGGCTCTTCCGGGCCGCGCACGGGGGGACCTTGTTCCTCGACGAGGTGGCGGAGCTTCCCATGCCCATGCAGGTCAAGCTCCTGCGCGCCATCCAGGAGAGGTGCGTGCGTCCCATCGGTGCGCAGCAGGAGGTGCCGGTCGATGTGCGCATCCTGAGCGCCACCCACAAGGACCTCGGGGCCCTGGCCACCGACGGCCGCTTTCGGCAGGACCTGTACTACCGCATCAACGTCATCGAGCTGCACGTCCCCCCGCTCCGGGCGCGGCGCGAGGATATCCCGGACCTGGTGGCCATGGTCCTCCAGCGCCTGACCCAGCAAGGCAAGACCGCCG contains these protein-coding regions:
- a CDS encoding ATP-binding protein, which gives rise to MMSLIVAEESPTGPAGRIGLRYFSLYRLALATLFLILVWSRGLPAPLGTDHPALFGTVAHVYFGLAVLAQIALETRTARESAQVLGQVLLDIAAVTLFMYASGGVGSGFGTLLVVSIAIGGLLTEGRIAYLCAGFATYAVLTEELCRWLDSDLRAADYTQAGLLGAAFFATAYVGHGLARRLRTSEARAARQAADLENLARLNERIVQRMRSGILVLDAHSRVRLMNDAALALLGRARPLSGQQLTEHWPEFEAHARAWDSGQAAATRLLRSPARDADVLVSLAALAPGSREGTLVFVEDAAETRQRAQQLKLASLGRLTASIAHEVRNPLGAISHAAQLLSESEATNEEDRRLTRIIQDHSGRVNRIIENVLRIGRRDGTAPEVFAIGPWLTAFVADLIERRQLLSEQVLLAVDPADIRVVMDPTQLHQVLWNLCENALRYSAGNPLLTLWCGRMPISDRPYLDVIDRGPGIPEDIARHVFEPFVSRDSTGTGLGLYIASELCECNQATLSLHANGPEGCTFRIGFAHPGRQQWIA
- a CDS encoding sigma-54 dependent transcriptional regulator encodes the protein MDRLRPNTLALIVDDEPDICELLEITLSRLQIGSRRAMSLAQAHELLRRYTFDLCLTDLRLPDGDGIALVAHIQKTSPRTPVAVITAHGSMETAIQALKAGAFDFITKPIDLGGLRVVVGQALRVSERRPEAETRLIGDSEAMRAIRATIAKLARSQAPVYISGESGTGKELVARNIHDQGPRAGQPFVPVNCGAIPQDLLESEFFGHRKGSFTGAVADQPGLFRAAHGGTLFLDEVAELPMPMQVKLLRAIQERCVRPIGAQQEVPVDVRILSATHKDLGALATDGRFRQDLYYRINVIELHVPPLRARREDIPDLVAMVLQRLTQQGKTAVLSDRAQEALLAYPFPGNVRELENVLERALTLCEGEVIEPADLDLKRPPLQEGAESPDDANLDHYLDGLERQRITGALAQTRGNKTGAARLLGITLRALRYRLEKLGMEA
- the sucD gene encoding succinate--CoA ligase subunit alpha produces the protein MAILVDKDARVVCQGFTGRQGTFHAQQALEYGTKLVGGVTPGRGGDTHLGLPVFDTVEQAVRDTGADASMIFVPARYAGETIIEAADAGIRIIVCITEGIPVLDMLRVRASLVHYPDSRLVGPNSPGVITPGQCKIGIMPGSIHQPGCVGIMSRSGTLNYEAVHQTTLCGLGQSTCVGNGGDPIQGVSFVDCLALFEGDPDTQGMIVVGEIGGTAEEDAADYIREHVTKPVVAYIAGVTAPPGKRMGHAGAIISRGKGTAEAKFEALEAVGVVTVRSPAEIGPAILRCLKG
- a CDS encoding NAD+ synthase (NH(3)-dependent; catalyzes the formation of nicotinamide adenine dinucleotide (NAD) from nicotinic acid adenine dinucleotide (NAAD) using either ammonia or glutamine as the amide donor and ATP; ammonia-utilizing enzymes include the ones from Bacillus and Escherichia coli while glutamine-utilizing enzymes include the Mycobacterial one; forms homodimers) translates to MPGLRIALAQLDLWVGDIAGNAARVIEAASEARDALGARLIVFPELTLTSYPPEDLLLRPGLTRAVAGALERIARSITGIAVILGHPHPHAGSLYNACSLIRGGMVAATYHKQHLPNYGVFDEKRYFSPGSGPTVVSIEGVPTALSICEDIWVDGTAAQARAAGARLIVN
- the sucC gene encoding ADP-forming succinate--CoA ligase subunit beta — its product is MNLHEYQAKKLFEEYGIPVPEGRPAHSIKDALRHASEFQGPWVVKAQVHAGGRGKAGGVKFCDGLDKVEAVVRDLLGKRLVTKQSGPEGQPVDCVLVQRASNIASELYLAMLVDRPQGRIAVIASRAGGMDIEEVAATEPDKILSFTIDPLLGLLKYQCRALGLKLGLDTRQRKQLATILPAMYRLFLDKDLTLIEINPLIITDTGDLEALDAKVAVDDNALFRQTALAEWRDPTQEDPKENIARRYDLNYVSLGGNIGCMVNGAGLAMATMDVIKLSGGEPANFLDVGGNATAEKVAEAFKLLVSDAKVAAILVNIFGGIVRCDLIAQGIITAVTEVGVHVPVVVRLEGTNMDRGRAILAETRLPITAANDLSDAAEKVVAAAKGGA